The Nitrogeniibacter aestuarii genome has a window encoding:
- a CDS encoding peptidase codes for MTYCVGVLLDNGIVFASDSRTHAGVDNFARFCKMTVFERPGDRVIVMLSSGNLAGTQAVVSRLRQRNERTDVPNLWGAQSMFDAVYLVSDAMREVDQRDGRYLAQSDIGFNASFIIGGQIGAEAPRLFRIYAEGNFIEAAEETPYLQTGETKYGKPVIDWAITPDTPLNEAAKCVLVSFDSTMRSNLSVGMPIDLLCYAKDSLAVRMCRRLDEGDPYFNALSQQWSEGTRAVFAQLPNPSWPAR; via the coding sequence CCACGCCGGGGTCGACAACTTCGCCCGCTTTTGCAAGATGACCGTTTTCGAGCGCCCCGGCGACCGGGTCATCGTCATGCTCAGTTCCGGCAACCTGGCCGGCACCCAGGCCGTTGTGAGCCGCTTGCGGCAGCGCAACGAGCGCACCGACGTCCCCAACCTGTGGGGCGCGCAGTCCATGTTCGATGCCGTGTATCTGGTCTCGGACGCCATGCGGGAAGTCGATCAACGCGATGGGCGCTATCTGGCGCAATCGGATATCGGCTTCAACGCCTCATTCATCATCGGCGGCCAGATCGGGGCCGAAGCGCCCCGACTGTTCCGCATCTACGCGGAGGGCAACTTTATCGAAGCCGCAGAGGAAACGCCTTATCTGCAGACCGGCGAAACCAAGTATGGAAAGCCCGTCATCGACTGGGCCATCACGCCGGACACCCCGCTGAACGAAGCGGCCAAGTGTGTGCTCGTCTCCTTCGATTCGACCATGCGCAGCAATCTGTCCGTCGGCATGCCCATCGATCTGCTGTGCTACGCCAAGGACAGCCTCGCCGTGCGCATGTGCCGCCGACTGGATGAGGGCGACCCGTATTTCAACGCCCTGAGCCAACAATGGAGTGAAGGGACGCGCGCCGTCTTCGCCCAATTGCCGAATCCGTCATGGCCGGCCCGCTGA
- a CDS encoding SIR2 family protein → MTPDQRELLMTGLGNGTIVPYLGPSVLSDVKNVQTGDPIPATSDQLILAMNDGRPMAPKLMYEFPRAAMNVELKRGRTTVTRFLNRTYGDTAYTRGAVHDWLQSIRPKYVIDINRDTQLQDSYADQPHNLIVGIARIGGTPFRYKLYTWSGTAYSEVDALDMSLPLLFKPMGTPRPEGVYIASDADYVDYITELMGGFAIPPELKEYRTGKRYLLMGLRLNRDTERMVMADIIYGAGEPSGWILLPEPNDKERRFCKKVGLEIIEEDVFDFIGATETA, encoded by the coding sequence ATGACCCCCGATCAGCGTGAACTGCTCATGACCGGCCTTGGCAACGGCACCATCGTGCCGTACCTGGGCCCGAGTGTGCTCTCTGACGTCAAGAACGTGCAGACTGGCGACCCCATCCCCGCCACCAGCGACCAGCTCATTCTGGCGATGAACGACGGCCGCCCGATGGCGCCCAAGCTCATGTACGAATTTCCGCGTGCGGCGATGAATGTCGAACTCAAGCGCGGACGTACCACTGTCACCCGCTTCCTCAATCGTACCTACGGCGATACGGCATACACCCGTGGCGCCGTGCACGACTGGCTGCAGTCGATCCGTCCGAAGTACGTGATCGACATCAATCGCGACACCCAGCTGCAGGACTCCTATGCCGACCAGCCCCACAACCTGATTGTCGGGATCGCCCGCATCGGCGGCACGCCCTTCCGCTACAAGCTCTATACCTGGAGTGGCACGGCCTACAGCGAGGTCGACGCGCTCGACATGAGCCTGCCCCTGCTCTTCAAGCCCATGGGCACGCCGCGTCCGGAAGGCGTCTACATCGCCTCCGACGCCGACTATGTGGACTACATCACCGAGCTGATGGGTGGCTTCGCCATCCCGCCGGAGCTCAAGGAGTACCGCACGGGCAAGCGCTACCTGCTCATGGGGCTGCGCCTCAATCGCGACACCGAGCGCATGGTGATGGCCGACATCATCTACGGCGCGGGCGAGCCTTCGGGCTGGATCCTGCTGCCCGAGCCCAACGACAAGGAACGCCGTTTCTGCAAGAAGGTGGGGCTCGAGATCATCGAAGAGGACGTGTTCGACTTCATCGGTGCCACCGAAACCGCCTGA
- a CDS encoding Glu/Leu/Phe/Val family dehydrogenase, producing the protein MHDTDLAHVGGLSYLNPSAPEPYASFIEQIERVRPYLGELERWIETLKHPKRTLIVDVPIVRDDGTIAHYEGYRVQHNLSRGPGKGGIRFHPAVTLNEVMALAGWMTVKNAAVGLPFGGAKGGIRVDPRAVTKDELHRITRRFTSEIGLIIGPDRDIPAPDVGTNAVTMAVMMDTFSMNRGGTATGVVTGKPVALGGSLGRHEATGRGVFITAREAARHQHIEVEGARVVVQGFGNVGGIAARLFHEAGARVIAAADHGATLHNEAGIDVPAALAHVAENGSLAGFPGATPIDIEDFWQLPCEFLVPAALEGQITEVRAPRVQTKIVVEGANGPTTPAADDILKDRGILVVPDVLANAGGVTVSYFEWVQDFSSFFWTEDEINDRLERIMVNAFGAIWRVSEEKQVSLRTAAFIIACHRVLEARAERGLYP; encoded by the coding sequence ATGCATGATACCGACCTGGCCCACGTGGGAGGCCTGTCCTATCTCAATCCCAGCGCCCCCGAGCCTTACGCCAGTTTCATCGAGCAGATCGAGCGGGTCCGCCCCTACCTAGGCGAACTGGAACGCTGGATCGAAACCCTCAAGCATCCCAAGCGCACCCTCATCGTCGATGTGCCGATCGTTCGCGATGACGGCACCATCGCCCATTACGAGGGCTATCGCGTCCAGCACAACCTCTCGCGCGGGCCCGGCAAGGGCGGCATCCGCTTCCATCCGGCGGTCACGCTCAACGAAGTGATGGCGCTGGCAGGCTGGATGACGGTCAAGAACGCGGCAGTGGGCCTGCCCTTTGGCGGTGCCAAGGGCGGCATCCGGGTCGATCCGCGTGCGGTCACCAAGGATGAACTGCACCGCATCACCCGGCGCTTCACCTCGGAAATCGGCCTGATCATCGGCCCCGACCGCGATATTCCCGCCCCGGATGTGGGCACCAATGCGGTCACCATGGCCGTGATGATGGATACCTTTTCCATGAATCGTGGCGGCACGGCCACGGGGGTGGTAACCGGCAAGCCCGTGGCACTTGGCGGCAGCCTGGGGCGCCATGAGGCGACCGGTCGCGGTGTGTTCATCACGGCCCGGGAGGCCGCGCGTCACCAGCACATCGAGGTGGAAGGCGCGCGTGTCGTGGTGCAGGGTTTCGGGAACGTCGGCGGGATCGCAGCACGCCTGTTTCATGAGGCTGGTGCCCGCGTGATCGCCGCTGCCGACCACGGCGCCACCTTGCACAACGAGGCGGGCATTGATGTGCCGGCAGCGCTTGCCCATGTGGCTGAGAACGGCTCGCTGGCCGGCTTCCCCGGCGCCACGCCGATCGACATCGAGGATTTCTGGCAGCTGCCTTGCGAATTTCTCGTGCCGGCCGCCCTTGAGGGGCAGATCACCGAAGTCCGGGCCCCTCGGGTGCAGACGAAGATCGTGGTCGAAGGCGCCAACGGCCCGACCACGCCGGCGGCGGACGACATCCTCAAGGACCGCGGCATCCTCGTCGTGCCCGATGTGCTCGCCAATGCCGGCGGCGTGACCGTGTCCTACTTCGAATGGGTGCAGGATTTCTCGAGCTTCTTCTGGACCGAAGACGAGATCAATGACCGGCTCGAGCGCATCATGGTCAACGCCTTCGGCGCGATCTGGCGGGTCTCCGAGGAGAAACAGGTGTCGCTACGCACCGCCGCCTTCATCATCGCCTGCCACCGGGTGCTCGAAGCCCGTGCCGAGCGGGGGCTTTACCCCTGA
- a CDS encoding transglutaminase-like domain-containing protein, with product MKIAIGYELVFECPKPTPMILTLSVHYTRVSDMIIPDHMVADPPVPIRAYRDRFGNWCSRVIAPAGRLKLSTQALVNDTGLPDVVVPEARQTPVEALPDDTLEFLLGSRYCETDLLSDTAWQLFEQTTPGWPRVQAICDLVHNHIRFGYEHADATKSAWGVWNDGIGVCRDYAHLAIAFCRCMNIPARYCTGYLGDIGMPPPYGPMDFAGWFEAYLDGEWYTFDARNNTPRIGRVLLARGRDAADVALSNAFGANELKNFLVRTDEVPDS from the coding sequence ATGAAGATCGCCATCGGCTACGAACTCGTCTTCGAATGCCCGAAACCCACCCCCATGATCCTGACGCTGAGCGTGCACTACACGCGGGTGTCGGACATGATCATCCCGGACCACATGGTGGCCGACCCGCCGGTGCCGATCCGCGCCTACCGGGATCGCTTCGGCAACTGGTGTTCGCGCGTCATCGCGCCGGCCGGCCGCCTGAAGCTGTCAACCCAAGCGCTCGTGAACGACACCGGGCTCCCCGACGTGGTGGTGCCCGAAGCGCGTCAGACACCGGTCGAAGCACTGCCGGACGACACCCTCGAGTTCCTGCTCGGGAGCCGCTATTGCGAGACCGACCTGCTCTCCGACACCGCCTGGCAACTGTTTGAACAGACGACACCGGGCTGGCCCCGGGTCCAGGCCATCTGCGATCTGGTCCACAATCACATCCGCTTCGGCTATGAACACGCCGATGCCACCAAGTCGGCCTGGGGCGTGTGGAACGATGGCATCGGCGTGTGCAGGGACTATGCCCACCTGGCCATCGCCTTCTGCCGCTGCATGAACATCCCGGCGCGCTACTGCACCGGCTATCTGGGCGACATCGGCATGCCGCCCCCCTACGGACCGATGGATTTCGCCGGGTGGTTCGAGGCCTATCTGGACGGTGAGTGGTACACCTTCGATGCGCGCAACAACACCCCCCGCATCGGCCGGGTACTCCTCGCCCGTGGTCGCGACGCCGCCGACGTGGCACTGAGCAACGCCTTCGGCGCCAACGAACTGAAGAACTTCCTCGTGCGCACGGACGAAGTCCCCGACAGCTGA
- a CDS encoding NAD(P)/FAD-dependent oxidoreductase translates to MAHIVIIGAGIGGLPMAYEMRDNARPGDRITVVARDARFHFVPSNPWVAVNWRTREDIELDPAEPLRRRDIDFIAQGVKRVHPEDNAIELDDGQSISYDYLVIATGPKLAFDEVPGLGPHGGFTQSVCHVDHAVTAEKSWQNFVKDPGPIVVGAVQGASCFGPAYEFAMILDADLRKRKIRDRVPMTFVTSEPYIGHLGLAGVGDSKGIMESAYRDRHIKWICNARVEKIEDGLMHVIEHDEDGKEKKRHEVPFKYSMMLPAFKGVDAVFGIEGLVNPRGFVIIDEHQRNPAFPNIFSVGVCVAIPPVEATPVPTGTPKTGYMIESMVTATALNIRALMDGREPTETATWNAICLADFGDTGAAFVALPQIPPRNMNWFAQGKWVHLAKIAFEKYFIRKMKKGSTEPVYEKVVMKAIGIAKLKGGD, encoded by the coding sequence ATGGCACACATCGTCATCATCGGGGCCGGCATCGGTGGCTTGCCCATGGCTTATGAAATGCGTGACAACGCCCGACCCGGGGATCGCATCACCGTGGTCGCCAGGGATGCGCGCTTTCATTTCGTACCCTCGAACCCGTGGGTGGCCGTCAACTGGCGTACCCGTGAGGATATCGAACTCGATCCCGCCGAGCCGCTCCGGCGCAGGGACATCGACTTCATTGCCCAGGGCGTCAAGCGCGTCCATCCCGAGGACAACGCCATCGAGCTCGATGACGGGCAGTCCATCAGCTACGACTATCTGGTGATAGCCACCGGGCCGAAACTGGCCTTCGACGAGGTGCCGGGGCTCGGCCCGCACGGGGGCTTCACCCAGTCGGTGTGTCACGTGGATCATGCGGTCACGGCCGAAAAATCGTGGCAGAACTTCGTGAAGGACCCTGGCCCGATCGTGGTGGGTGCCGTCCAGGGGGCGTCATGCTTCGGCCCCGCCTACGAGTTCGCGATGATCCTCGACGCCGATCTGCGCAAGCGCAAGATCCGCGACCGGGTACCCATGACCTTCGTGACCTCGGAGCCCTATATCGGACACCTGGGCCTGGCCGGCGTGGGCGACTCCAAGGGCATCATGGAGTCGGCCTACCGCGACCGTCACATCAAGTGGATCTGCAACGCCAGGGTGGAGAAGATCGAAGACGGCCTCATGCACGTGATCGAGCATGACGAGGACGGCAAGGAGAAAAAGCGCCACGAAGTGCCCTTCAAGTATTCGATGATGCTGCCGGCCTTCAAGGGCGTGGACGCGGTGTTCGGCATCGAAGGGCTGGTCAATCCGCGCGGCTTCGTGATCATCGACGAGCACCAGCGCAACCCGGCCTTCCCCAACATCTTCTCGGTGGGTGTGTGCGTCGCCATTCCGCCGGTCGAGGCCACGCCGGTGCCCACGGGCACGCCCAAGACCGGCTACATGATCGAATCCATGGTCACGGCCACGGCGCTCAACATCCGCGCGCTGATGGACGGGCGCGAGCCCACCGAAACCGCCACCTGGAACGCTATCTGTCTGGCCGATTTCGGCGACACCGGCGCCGCCTTCGTGGCCCTGCCGCAGATCCCGCCGCGCAACATGAACTGGTTCGCCCAGGGCAAGTGGGTGCACCTGGCCAAGATCGCCTTCGAAAAATACTTCATCCGCAAGATGAAGAAGGGCTCGACCGAGCCGGTCTACGAAAAAGTGGTGATGAAGGCGATCGGCATCGCCAAGCTCAAGGGTGGCGACTGA
- a CDS encoding N-formylglutamate amidohydrolase, with protein sequence MAGPLNGAPRALDEPGVNSPGVVITCEHAGNRIPAPYRKYFSGHFDLVRTHRGYDPGALEMARTCATALSAPLLASMVTRLIVDLNRSVRHPALHFDTIRQAPEDIRKAIVEAYYAPYRSRAQALMDTIVTHHGQVLHLSCHSFVPELDGERRTADIGLLYDPKRALEASLCEQWQTAMARRDHRLAIRRNYPYRGNGDGLTTTFRRRYAPDAYLGIELEINQEHVFAGGHHWTSLRKLIVDTLSELLQRPVKPDPAAARHPSGSRPSQREETSS encoded by the coding sequence ATGGCCGGCCCGCTGAACGGGGCGCCACGGGCGCTCGATGAACCGGGTGTCAACAGCCCTGGTGTGGTCATCACCTGCGAACACGCCGGCAATCGCATCCCGGCACCCTATCGCAAGTATTTCTCCGGCCACTTCGACCTGGTCAGAACCCATCGCGGCTATGACCCCGGCGCGCTTGAGATGGCCCGCACCTGTGCCACCGCTCTCTCGGCCCCGCTGCTTGCCTCGATGGTCACGCGCCTGATCGTGGACCTGAACCGCTCGGTGCGCCACCCGGCGCTGCATTTCGACACCATTCGGCAGGCGCCTGAAGACATACGCAAGGCCATTGTCGAGGCGTACTACGCGCCCTACCGCAGTCGCGCGCAGGCGCTCATGGACACCATCGTCACCCACCATGGCCAGGTGCTGCACCTGTCCTGCCACAGCTTTGTGCCGGAGCTCGACGGCGAGCGACGCACCGCCGACATCGGACTGCTGTACGACCCCAAGCGCGCCCTGGAAGCAAGCCTGTGCGAACAATGGCAAACAGCCATGGCCCGCCGGGATCATCGCCTCGCCATCCGTCGCAACTATCCCTATCGCGGCAACGGCGACGGTCTCACGACCACGTTTCGACGCCGCTATGCCCCCGACGCCTACCTGGGCATCGAGCTGGAAATCAACCAGGAGCATGTGTTCGCTGGCGGACATCACTGGACCTCGCTGCGCAAACTCATCGTCGACACCCTGTCGGAGCTACTCCAGCGCCCGGTCAAACCGGATCCGGCGGCCGCCCGCCATCCGTCGGGATCGCGCCCTAGCCAACGGGAGGAGACCTCCTCATGA
- a CDS encoding bacteriohemerythrin yields the protein MQWDDAGHALGVAEMDDTHREFLSFVSALEQASDADFPVLFEQARMHTRKHFEREYELMKSCRFPAVREHEAEHARVLADLSHLSARVQQGSLVMARAYVKGLPDWFRGHLATMDSALAACLKAHDMAQPA from the coding sequence ATGCAGTGGGACGACGCAGGCCACGCCCTCGGCGTGGCTGAAATGGATGATACCCACCGCGAGTTCCTGAGTTTCGTGAGTGCCCTCGAACAGGCGTCGGACGCCGATTTTCCGGTGCTGTTCGAGCAGGCGCGCATGCACACGCGCAAGCATTTCGAGCGCGAGTACGAGCTCATGAAATCGTGCCGGTTCCCGGCCGTTCGTGAGCACGAGGCGGAACATGCGCGCGTGCTGGCCGACCTCAGTCATCTGTCGGCCCGCGTCCAGCAGGGTTCGCTGGTGATGGCGCGAGCCTACGTCAAGGGGCTGCCGGACTGGTTCCGGGGGCATCTGGCGACCATGGATTCGGCGCTGGCGGCCTGCCTCAAGGCACACGACATGGCGCAGCCGGCCTGA